AAGCtattaaattacaataaaaaagtgatttttcatttacacattttcccctttTTGGTAGATGAACTtataaagaagagaaaaaagagagagagagagagagagagagcaaacGAAGAAGAAGATAATGGAGGTTGGGTTTTTAGGATTGGGAATAATGGGCAAAGCCATGTCAATGAATTTGCTGATGAATGGATTTAAAGTCACTGTTTGGAACAGAACCCTTTCTAAGGTACTTTCCATTACTCTCAACCTaaaaaaagtgattttttttgcTTACTTTTTCTTTGGATTATTATCATCAATCTGTTGCAAACTGTTCCCATTTTGAGATCTGATTGATGGGTTTgcttttgtttttagttttatgTATTGggttgaaaaaaatcaaaactttgatTGTGTTTTATTGTGTAAATTTGCAGTGTAATGAACTAGTGGCTCATGGTGCTTCAATTGGAAAAACCCCAGCTGAAGTGATTAACAAGTGTAAGATCACCATTGCTATGCTATCTGATCCTGCTGCTGCTCTTTCGGTAAATACTGATTCTTTTTTGTGTATGTGCATACAAATTGAATCTCAATGAACTGTCATAACAAGGAaaatttgtgttttgatgattgcTTAGGTTGTTCTCGACAAAGATGGTGTTCTCGAACAAATTTGTGGCGGTAAAGGTTACATCGACATGTCGACCGTCGATCCCGAAACTTCTTGCAGGATCAATGAGGTTATTAGATACTTGTTTGATGGTGTTTGATGGTGTTTCTTTAATGTTTCAAAGTAAACAATGGCATGTTGGTtggatcaaattttttttttgtgtttaacaCTCGTATTTGATGCATATTGTTGCATGATTGAACATACATATTGTGTTTATAGTTAAAAAAGAGTGtattgaatgaatgaatttaCTCATGTAGGCGATTACATCAAAAGGTGGACAATTCCTCGAGGCCCCTGTTTCCGGTAGTAAACAGCCTGCAGAAACCGGTCAACTGGTGATTCTTGCCGCTGGAGATAAGGTAAGTTCGTGATTGACATGTATTTGACATGAGTATCGAGATATGACTCAGAAAAACTTGCTCTACTTTGTTAGACATGTATTTCTAGATAGTAGAATTATATGTTAAGGCCAATtagaacaaactaaatgtgcCATTTTATCAAAAACTTATGTGAACTACGCAGATTTCTGGATTTTTTTAGGATAACCAAAAGATCATAGTATAGTTTGATCATTTTCCTCGAAATACTCGTGTTCGATATGTTATAAGTTTATATTCATAGTGTGAtgaaactcacccttttctgtaAGATATCATGCTGGAGCTTCTATCAAATCACATTCTAAGCTTAAATGTTCGAGTTATTAACGGTTTGTAAATGTAGGCATTGTATGAAGCAGCAATGCCAGCTTTCGATATCTTGGGGAAGAAGTCTTTCTTCTTGGGACAAGTTGGAAATGGAGCTAAAATGAAACTTGTTGTCAACATGATCATGGGCAGGTAATGGTGGCTCAtttcgctttttcttttcctttttacttTGCGGAACACGAGTATGAGGATATGACCTTTCAAAGACTCTAAGTGCATGAAAAAACTTACACCTGAATCAAATAACATAGTTTCGGTTCAATGAATAAGTTGGAATAATCAGTTTTCAATATTCTTACTATGAATTAAGAACTACATGAACTCAAAATCAAGGATCATAGTTCATTTTCCCTTTGTAGTATGATGAATGCATTTTCGGAGGGACTCACACTAGCTGATCGAAGCGGACTGAACCCACGTGACCTTCTTGATGTGCTGGTAAGATCACAACCGATCAAATATTCTGTCAAGTTGTGGCAAATCGGTATGACCGGCCTACTTTGTCACAGGACTTGGGTGCCATTGCTAATCCGATGTTCAAAGGGAAAGGACCAGCAATGCTCCAAAACAACTATTCCCCCGCATTTCCTTTAAAACATCAACAGAAAGACATGAGGTTGGCTCTTGCCCTGGGGGATGAAAATTCAGTACCGATGCCCGTAGCTGCTGCTTCCAATGAGGTTTTTCTGTTCTTTCAATCTTTGCTTGCTGTTTTGCTTGAACTCTATTGGATACGGATACCTGTCCACAACTGGAATGTTTAATTTTGTCTCTTTGAAGGGTTATGAAGAATCATATCTCCATACCCCATACTTAAAATATGCCTCAActaggtaaaagtattatggaagcCCCTATACTAGAAGTCACATTGCATTTTGGCCCATCtactaaaaaatgggcaaattagttcctgtatgttagatcaaagagtaaattggtcatttattttaaaattttcatccctTTGTACTGATAAAAGCTGACGAGACtgacaaaataaccaaacaaTGGCATATGACATGTCACATGTATCTCATTCTGAATACAAcaaccagtttttaatagtaaaaatgagtgaattttttaatagaagtatcggtttccttttatatttaaggtacatggactaatttatctatttttttagtataggagccaaaatgcaatccaacttctCGTATAGGggtctctatgatacttttactgcTCAAACACAGAGTATCagaaataaaaaaacttgatttgttattacttttttttgggggggtttgCAGGCTTTTAAGAAGGCTAGAAGCATGGGACTGGGAGACATGGATTTTTCAGCTGTGTTTGAGACCTTGAAGGTTCTTAAACATTCATCTTAATATATCATATGGATTTATAAATGTCATGAAAACACGAACAATGTAGGGGACTATATACTTATTTAGGGTTTTGATTCTTACTTTTGAACAACCATTCAGTACGAAACTGGAATTTTTAGTGCTacaataaataaattcaattatgaGAAATTAATGTGGTATGATAAGTTATTTAGATGCATAACTAATCAATCATTGAAGTTTTGGAAGTCTTGAGATTTTTTTCATGACAGAGTAGTTTTATCATTTATACCTTCTTTGTCACGTATTATATACGTTAATTTAAAGCTTTTATTTTGTAATTCGTTTCAAAAGACTTCAACTGGTACATGCAAAAAAATAGGCCAATTCAATAgttttttgttcaattttgcACGGAGTCAAATTCTCATTGGTACGAGTAAAGGGAATAGCCCCCTGGCCTCTGATTTGTATAAATACCCTCTATTAATTTCTATTATGATGGATTGAATGTATTTCATAAGGAATCATAGAAAGATGCAACGACTTTTTTTAGGAAAATCTGAACGAAAAATATATACTATTCGCTCATTTTTATCGAATCGATCATAATTTCTACTTACATtccaaaaaaatcatgcattgcAAATAGGAACCAATAAAGAGGCCTGCGATCCCATAGAATTAATAAAGTGGCCTGAGATCCCTTAGAACTAATAAAAACcttaataaaccaaaaaaaagaagataaggATGCAACAGAAATTGCTTGTTTTTTGAGATTCCACTGTAAATTCTATCTATATAGATTTTAATCGCCAACTCATATATTCTAGATCTAGTTGTATTTTATTTGAATTgagaaaataaccaaaaaaaaaagactttactttttttgtttttcgAAGTAACTCTCATCAACTAGTACTATTTTGATATGAACTTTTAGAAGGAATTCATCTAATTGCTTCGATCTAAAATCATCCCTTTTATATGATCGCCTTCAGATCTACTAGATATGTAGACTTTAATTTCATACATCTGTTCGGTACCGATCCACTTGCTATAATCCATTTAACACTATACTATGTTTACGTATACATAAGAAGGACTTTTTCATTTATGTTCGGTTCAGGGAAGCTGGATGTTATACAATATTTTACCAAATAGGTATCTATGACATCTAAGTcttgaaaaaaaatagataagATTTGGTCCAGGCCCCATCAAAtctaaaaatcttagtttttagaaCATACAAAGATATAGAAGCCATTGCAATTGTCGAAAATACTAAGCCTACAAAAGTCTTCAAATGTGAATCTTATAAAATTAGTGAATAGCGAATCAGCCAATATTAAGTTATAAAGACATCAGAAACTCTAAAATAATCGTATTTGagttaaatgttaaaaaatagaaagataaaaGCTTTAGAGGAAATACCATATTGAGATAAAAAGCAAAACATTAAAAAGTGAAACAAAATTCAAGAGGAAGGAAAGCTCATACAGGTTCCTCTTTTCACAAATAGAGAAGGCAAGAGAGCAGCGACGAAGCCGGACAGGTTGAATTTGGTAGTGCCTTAACTTTTCAAAGTGGTAGAATTGTTTTAAAGTCcctttagaaattataaaaatataaatcaatagtggtaaattttttttatccccaaacatttataatttatatcgtACCCATTCAAGAAAAGTTTTCGACTTCAACCCTGTAAAATAGCTTAAAGAAAATGCTCATTGAACTTacctaaaaaataatataaatacaatataaaaatataactattcaaaattctataaaaataaaaatttattaatttatgtaaaaataaaatataagaacataactagcaaaagaaaatcaaaattagtTCACATTTGTTTAATCATCAATAGGCCATTGTTTAATACGAAAACCAAGACCAAATAGAGTCTTTTTCTCCTACCTTCTACACTCTGTCTCTTTCTCTTGGTGCGGTGTTTCCATATTTTTACGACTACTACCAACCCTATTTTTTTGTTTGTCTTTATTTTACCAAATTTCCAACCTTATATATTAAAGAATTAATACATTAGTTGAAGATGTTTTTGTTAGGACcggttttaaattaaataaacataaatatatatttttataaaaataattaattagttcATATATGCTCTTTTTAAGATAAAGCCTAGAATTAGTGAATTAGTTATTAAGCATTAAAATAGTTTGACTCAATACAATGTTAATTCACTTTACAAACCAACAATGGAGGAGGGAGAGGCGAAGTCAGGAGTTCAATACTGaggatcaaaataaaattttaaaaatttgggatcaaaggtaaatatttattttaaaaaagtttaaattgaaTACTTTATAATTGAAATGGATTAAAGTTAATATTATACCACTTACGTAAGGGATTAATATTATAACACTTGCGTAAGGGAGGTCAAAGTCACTGCTTACTCCTTCTTGCCCCTGGTTACAGCCACAAGTATTATCATTTGCAGGAGACCTCGTTCCCTGTATAAGGGCGAATTTGAGGGGTAGATAGGGCCTTAGCCACCACCAAATGAAAATATTTCCATATAAGTCCCTATTAAATGATTagattacaatttaatttatggcaaaattgcattttgatcctcaaaatgaagaaaatatgtttaatccCTTTAAATATGATGAAATGATAGATTAATACATTATAaaatcatgttttattattcaatcccaacctttaaaatttttttggattCGTCCTTGTCTTGGTatctctttttcattttatgcaatctTACTTTTCTTGCTTTTCTCAGTTACAAAATTTTTATAGAACTATAAATTCCGATACCCTTCATGTCTTACCTTTATCTtgcaatttacctaaaatcaTTCAAACTCTCTCCTTTCATATTCCTACGAAATCCATCTACAAATCTGACCCATCatcaaaaacatatatattttaatcctTCACATGTTGAAATTTGATATTTGCGTCCCTAGATtttaataagggtaaattacaccatttagttactaaattatgggtaaattttcattatggtcacttaactaaaaaaattacaatttggtcactgaactattcaaaagttttcatttaagtcattggacaATTAAAATTGACTCTATATGACTCTTAGTTCGCATTGCCTGCACCAATCAAAAGCTTTCTTTCCCTTtctcttttaaaatttagtttctttcatgaaacaacttttaATGTCACAAATCtaaaaaccaaaattcaaacaaaatttttctcCGATCTTCGACACTGACCATTagattgacttggatctaagaCATATTCTTCTACTCGTCGTTGGATATTGATCTACCATATCGATTGTTGAATTGTTGTTTGGAGCTCATTGGTggaacttataaaaaaaatagccTAGTGACttgaataaaaacttttaaataatttaatgacttaaatgaaacctttcaaataatttagtggccaaataatttttttaaattaagtaatcaaaacataaatttacccATAAATTTAATGAATAATGATGTTCAACTATCAAATAACCTGGTAGATCAAAGGAAAAGAAGGGTTTGAGTTGCTTGACTATTAATCAAACACTTTATCGGTaactgaaattaaattattttagaaatacTTAATATTCTAATATCATTTTCACTATGATGTAAGCAATTGGCACCCCTTTTCCTTCAACTCCAAAAAGATTCTTTCTTCCTTCCAAATTCattaatcaaattattattttttttatggctTCACTCCCCcagtttttaaattttgactcaaacttttaaaacattggtagaatattaatattataattattaaaattttaattcatatttattacatgaataatttaaatctaatttgtaaaagaaataaaaaaaatctcataaaaatttaat
The Gossypium hirsutum isolate 1008001.06 chromosome A07, Gossypium_hirsutum_v2.1, whole genome shotgun sequence genome window above contains:
- the LOC107934016 gene encoding glyoxylate/succinic semialdehyde reductase 1 is translated as MEVGFLGLGIMGKAMSMNLLMNGFKVTVWNRTLSKCNELVAHGASIGKTPAEVINKCKITIAMLSDPAAALSVVLDKDGVLEQICGGKGYIDMSTVDPETSCRINEAITSKGGQFLEAPVSGSKQPAETGQLVILAAGDKALYEAAMPAFDILGKKSFFLGQVGNGAKMKLVVNMIMGSMMNAFSEGLTLADRSGLNPRDLLDVLDLGAIANPMFKGKGPAMLQNNYSPAFPLKHQQKDMRLALALGDENSVPMPVAAASNEAFKKARSMGLGDMDFSAVFETLKVLKHSS